From a single Gammaproteobacteria bacterium genomic region:
- a CDS encoding acetate--CoA ligase family protein produces the protein MTPNQKENLQRLLAPRHIAFVGGNEALYASRQCAAGGFNGQIWGVNPKRHQLDEHPCFASVDDLPEAPDAAFVAVPAPVVPTVVDQLRKRGAGGVVCYSAGFGELGADGEALEQKLIEVSGDLALVGPNVFGLLNYIQGAHLWPYSHGGQRVTQGPAIISQSGMLSGYLLTNRRSVNFSYVIGAGNQSVLGVEDYLEALLTRSEVTAFGIYLESLRDIPRFAKAALTALDQNRPLVVIKVGRSELAARTTLTHTASLAGSDTLYQALFDRLGVVRVSTPSLMLETLNLLTIAGAPAGRRLAAFTCSGGDVAMLADQGEECGIDFKAPSPAARHTLTTLLPAIATVSNPLDYTTPMWGHEEKLKPVFSALVEDDYDAALLVQDYPPPHLEEDRHLYQADARAFIRATREAGIPGAVCSSLPENLDAQIQQFLKDHNTAPLQGIGESVQAIAAATVFGRQRKKHLAQARSISFEFAGRTANSVTLDEWQGKKLLESIGIPIPAGELVTVAGVSAAADQLGYPVALKLVSADLPHKTEAGAVRLNLESAIQVSDAAKAIQQAVRDYSPNLPKECFLVEKMVANSIAELLVGIRNDEQFGHTLTLASGGALVELVADSVTVLLPTPREEIAAALHSLQVAKLLRGFRNRPAADVDRLVDTICTVVDFAHRLGAKLHELDINPLIVHPDGCTAADVLLRVDPEAL, from the coding sequence ATGACACCCAACCAGAAAGAAAATCTGCAGCGGCTGCTCGCCCCCAGGCACATTGCTTTTGTCGGTGGGAACGAAGCGCTGTATGCTTCACGCCAGTGTGCAGCCGGTGGCTTCAACGGTCAGATTTGGGGTGTCAACCCAAAGCGCCATCAACTGGACGAACATCCCTGTTTCGCCAGTGTGGATGACCTTCCGGAAGCACCCGATGCCGCATTTGTTGCAGTGCCGGCGCCCGTGGTCCCCACTGTAGTCGACCAGCTGCGCAAGCGCGGTGCAGGCGGTGTCGTCTGCTACAGCGCGGGCTTCGGAGAACTGGGCGCCGACGGTGAAGCATTGGAGCAGAAATTGATCGAAGTGTCCGGTGACCTTGCTCTCGTTGGGCCCAATGTGTTTGGCCTGCTCAATTACATTCAGGGCGCTCATCTGTGGCCTTACAGCCACGGTGGTCAGCGTGTGACCCAAGGTCCGGCAATCATCTCGCAGTCTGGAATGCTGTCGGGATATCTGCTCACCAATCGGCGATCGGTAAATTTTTCCTACGTGATTGGTGCGGGCAACCAGTCTGTCCTGGGTGTCGAAGACTACCTTGAAGCATTACTGACCCGGTCAGAAGTCACCGCCTTCGGCATCTATCTCGAATCGCTTCGAGACATTCCGCGGTTCGCAAAAGCTGCCCTGACCGCGCTGGACCAAAATAGACCACTCGTCGTAATCAAGGTCGGGCGCTCTGAGCTTGCCGCCCGCACCACACTGACCCACACCGCATCCCTCGCCGGCAGCGATACCCTTTACCAAGCACTGTTTGACCGGCTGGGTGTGGTTCGGGTGTCTACACCCAGCCTGATGCTGGAAACACTCAACCTGCTGACGATCGCGGGGGCACCAGCTGGTCGGAGACTGGCCGCTTTTACCTGCTCCGGAGGTGACGTTGCCATGTTGGCTGACCAGGGAGAAGAGTGCGGAATCGACTTCAAAGCCCCTTCGCCTGCAGCCAGGCACACTCTCACGACCCTACTGCCGGCCATCGCAACCGTCTCCAATCCGCTGGATTACACCACCCCGATGTGGGGCCACGAGGAAAAGCTCAAACCGGTCTTCAGCGCACTGGTCGAAGATGATTACGATGCAGCATTACTGGTCCAGGATTATCCCCCACCTCATCTTGAAGAAGACCGCCACCTGTACCAGGCCGACGCGCGCGCATTTATTCGGGCGACACGTGAAGCAGGCATTCCGGGCGCGGTATGTAGCAGCCTGCCAGAGAACCTTGATGCCCAGATCCAGCAATTCCTGAAAGACCACAATACGGCCCCGCTGCAGGGAATCGGTGAGTCCGTACAGGCAATTGCCGCGGCAACCGTGTTTGGTAGGCAGCGCAAAAAACATCTGGCTCAGGCCCGATCGATCTCATTTGAATTCGCGGGGCGGACTGCCAACAGCGTCACACTCGATGAATGGCAGGGCAAGAAACTGCTGGAAAGCATCGGCATCCCGATTCCGGCTGGAGAATTGGTCACAGTTGCCGGTGTCTCGGCTGCGGCTGATCAACTGGGCTATCCTGTGGCCCTGAAACTGGTCAGTGCAGACCTGCCGCATAAGACCGAAGCGGGCGCGGTGAGACTAAACCTTGAGTCGGCAATCCAGGTGAGCGATGCTGCAAAGGCAATCCAGCAGGCGGTGCGAGACTATTCACCAAACCTACCGAAAGAGTGCTTCCTGGTTGAAAAGATGGTGGCCAATTCAATCGCTGAACTGCTGGTTGGTATCCGCAATGATGAGCAATTCGGTCACACCCTGACACTGGCTAGCGGCGGCGCACTGGTAGAACTGGTAGCCGACAGTGTGACCGTACTTCTACCGACCCCGCGCGAAGAGATCGCTGCAGCGTTGCACTCGCTGCAGGTGGCCAAACTGCTGCGAGGGTTCCGGAATCGACCCGCCGCAGACGTTGACCGGCTTGTCGACACCATCTGTACCGTCGTTGACTTTGCCCACCGGCTTGGTGCCAAACTCCATGAACTCGACATCAACCCATTGATTGTCCACCCGGACGGCTGTACCGCGGCCGATGTGCTGCTTCGCGTGGATCCAGAAGCGCTTTAG
- a CDS encoding ACP phosphodiesterase, giving the protein MNYLAHLYLSGDIEDLVIGNFIGDAVRGDQYRRLKPAVQAGVRLHREIDRFTDTHDTVRRSKKRMWHVFGRYSSVVADVFLDHFLARDWDTYHPQSLEAYAGSVESMLRPRLAEFPERARRFFDYMTQNRVLLSYASIIGTGKVLTQMAQRARFESHMEHGAAELSRCYEAYRQDFRSFFPELCTFVQTRQVEITQEE; this is encoded by the coding sequence GTGAACTATCTGGCGCATCTTTATCTGTCGGGCGATATCGAAGACCTGGTGATCGGCAATTTCATCGGCGATGCAGTCCGCGGAGACCAGTACAGACGATTAAAACCTGCTGTTCAGGCCGGTGTCCGCTTACACCGGGAAATCGACCGTTTTACCGATACCCACGACACTGTACGCCGCTCCAAAAAACGGATGTGGCATGTGTTTGGCCGATACTCAAGTGTCGTGGCAGATGTTTTCCTCGATCATTTCCTGGCCCGAGATTGGGACACGTATCATCCACAGTCTCTTGAGGCCTACGCGGGCTCGGTCGAGTCAATGCTGCGACCCCGGCTGGCTGAATTCCCCGAACGCGCTCGCCGGTTTTTCGATTACATGACCCAAAACCGGGTGTTGTTGAGCTACGCCAGCATAATCGGCACGGGGAAAGTCCTGACACAGATGGCCCAGCGAGCCCGATTCGAATCACACATGGAACACGGTGCGGCCGAACTCAGTCGATGCTACGAAGCCTACCGTCAGGATTTCCGGTCGTTCTTCCCCGAGTTGTGCACTTTCGTTCAGACCCGGCAGGTGGAGATCACACAGGAAGAATAA
- a CDS encoding VOC family protein, protein MTRIDERPPVWIGHVFMPVTDVNQSAAFMCKLGMREIFQADNIAVLELRGGTHLLLRPASDPITPGTVAPFDLMVDNLETSHEKFEALKLSPSTIQDDAFHRSFTLCDPSGYAITVNSSHVSDSPV, encoded by the coding sequence ATGACTAGGATCGATGAACGCCCACCAGTATGGATCGGGCACGTATTCATGCCGGTGACGGACGTCAATCAATCTGCCGCGTTCATGTGCAAACTCGGGATGCGGGAGATTTTCCAAGCAGACAATATTGCTGTTCTCGAACTACGCGGCGGTACGCATTTATTGCTTCGACCTGCCTCCGATCCGATTACGCCAGGTACTGTGGCACCTTTCGATCTCATGGTGGACAACCTGGAGACCAGTCACGAGAAATTTGAAGCGCTTAAACTATCGCCATCTACTATTCAGGACGATGCGTTTCACCGGTCATTCACACTTTGTGACCCATCCGGTTACGCAATCACTGTGAATTCCAGTCACGTGTCAGACTCGCCAGTGTAA
- a CDS encoding GMC family oxidoreductase N-terminal domain-containing protein: MNVTHTFDFIIVGAGSAGCVLANHLSADRRFTVLLIEAGKISHPLTPVPISFSRFIDNPKVNWCYASEPEPVMANRPIPVPRGRILGGSSAINGLVYVRGQPLDYNTWAQLGNRGWSFDDVLPIFQRMENYEPGADEWRRQGGPLHVSEVADQNPLYDALVAAGEEIGLPNNPDYNGADQTGLCKTQTTIRGGKRMSSAVAYLAPARSRPNLTIVTEALARRLTLNGKQCTGISYSVDGRTIDAQARTEVILCCGSINSPQLLELSGIGQPALLKSQGIEVCHALPGVGESLRDHIAPRMGWTISKRGVTFNDRARGLGLLWQVAKYAINKDGFLSLPSAPLVAFIKTHADLESPDAQLHLVPYAFSPTTRQLLDEPGMTITVYQLRPESLGSIHIKSTDPHEAPAIRFNFLSNPLDRQTLVEAVRFTRRLMQAPAMDQFRGIEFKPGPDVQSDGEIIEWIGKTAETAYHPVGTCRMGNDENAVVNDRLQVHGIEGLRIADGSIMPTLVSGNTNAACIMIGEKAADMILAEQG, from the coding sequence ATGAATGTAACCCACACTTTTGATTTCATCATTGTCGGCGCTGGCTCGGCTGGCTGTGTACTGGCAAACCACTTGAGCGCGGATCGACGCTTCACTGTGCTACTAATCGAAGCGGGGAAAATAAGTCATCCCCTCACACCAGTGCCGATCAGCTTCAGCCGCTTCATCGACAATCCGAAAGTCAATTGGTGCTATGCGTCCGAACCCGAACCGGTAATGGCCAATCGGCCAATACCGGTTCCCCGCGGCCGGATACTTGGCGGTTCGAGTGCTATCAACGGTTTAGTATATGTACGCGGTCAGCCCTTGGATTACAACACTTGGGCACAATTAGGCAATCGGGGCTGGAGCTTCGACGATGTTCTGCCGATCTTCCAGCGCATGGAGAACTACGAACCGGGGGCAGATGAATGGCGTAGGCAAGGTGGGCCACTGCATGTCAGCGAAGTTGCCGATCAGAATCCGCTGTACGATGCCTTGGTTGCCGCCGGCGAAGAGATCGGTTTACCGAACAATCCAGACTACAACGGTGCTGACCAGACCGGCCTGTGCAAAACCCAGACCACCATTCGCGGCGGGAAACGCATGAGCTCGGCGGTGGCCTATCTGGCACCGGCGAGGTCTCGTCCGAACCTAACCATTGTGACCGAGGCCTTGGCCCGCCGTCTGACGTTAAACGGGAAACAATGCACAGGCATCAGCTATTCGGTAGACGGTCGTACTATCGATGCCCAGGCGCGTACGGAGGTGATCCTATGCTGCGGGTCGATCAATTCGCCGCAGCTTCTGGAGCTATCTGGAATTGGACAACCTGCCCTGTTGAAATCTCAGGGGATTGAGGTGTGCCATGCTTTGCCGGGCGTTGGCGAGAGTTTGCGCGATCACATCGCTCCACGCATGGGCTGGACAATCAGCAAACGTGGTGTAACGTTCAACGATCGGGCACGCGGTCTTGGGCTCCTGTGGCAAGTTGCCAAATACGCAATCAATAAGGATGGCTTTTTGAGTCTTCCGTCGGCCCCGCTTGTCGCTTTCATTAAAACTCATGCCGACCTGGAGAGCCCCGACGCCCAGCTCCATCTCGTCCCGTATGCGTTTTCCCCCACCACACGCCAATTGCTTGACGAACCTGGTATGACGATTACCGTTTACCAGTTGCGCCCGGAAAGTCTGGGGTCAATTCACATCAAGTCCACGGACCCACATGAAGCGCCGGCTATTCGTTTCAATTTCTTGTCCAACCCGCTTGACCGCCAGACCCTGGTAGAGGCCGTGCGTTTCACCAGGCGTCTGATGCAGGCGCCGGCGATGGATCAGTTTCGCGGTATCGAGTTCAAGCCTGGGCCCGACGTGCAAAGTGATGGCGAGATAATCGAGTGGATCGGTAAAACCGCAGAAACGGCCTATCATCCGGTCGGCACCTGCCGCATGGGCAATGATGAGAACGCCGTAGTCAACGACCGATTACAGGTACACGGTATCGAAGGGTTACGCATCGCTGACGGTTCTATCATGCCGACACTAGTCTCCGGCAACACGAATGCCGCCTGCATTATGATCGGTGAAAAAGCCGCGGACATGATTCTCGCCGAACAGGGGTAA
- a CDS encoding alpha-ketoglutarate-dependent dioxygenase AlkB translates to MTSTDPSCLIDTGRYPLDEPFSVEDQLFIARSRARFAQSGLLVLHGFIRDSALTLMKREALMVEPHAYFVDSTHNVYLTDTPDGLPADDPATWQEQTSVGSVPFDCIPLGGPLRQIYDWDPFKAFIRGVLGAPELYRFEDPLGACSINVFRDGGRHGWHFDESEFSVTLMLQAPDKGGTFEYIPGLRGRADEAKIIKRVCQGERSEVEQLPFTEGTLLIFNGSRSLHRVTDVSGTRSRLVPVLCFSTRPGTCNSEAVRTYFWGRAG, encoded by the coding sequence ATGACTTCGACCGACCCATCTTGCCTGATCGATACTGGACGATACCCGCTGGACGAACCATTTTCTGTCGAGGACCAGCTGTTCATTGCCCGAAGCAGGGCACGTTTTGCACAGTCCGGTCTATTGGTGCTGCACGGTTTCATACGTGACTCAGCGCTGACACTGATGAAACGCGAAGCGTTAATGGTTGAGCCACATGCCTACTTTGTTGACAGTACCCACAATGTTTACCTGACGGACACGCCGGACGGTCTGCCGGCTGACGATCCTGCGACCTGGCAGGAGCAGACCAGCGTCGGTTCTGTGCCTTTCGACTGTATTCCATTAGGAGGCCCGCTCAGGCAGATCTATGACTGGGACCCGTTTAAGGCTTTTATACGAGGTGTACTCGGTGCTCCTGAACTGTATCGATTTGAGGATCCACTGGGGGCGTGTTCCATCAATGTTTTTCGGGACGGTGGTCGGCATGGTTGGCACTTCGACGAATCGGAGTTCAGCGTGACACTGATGCTTCAGGCGCCGGATAAAGGCGGTACGTTTGAGTACATCCCTGGTCTTCGTGGGCGTGCAGACGAAGCAAAGATCATTAAACGCGTGTGTCAAGGAGAACGCAGTGAGGTGGAGCAACTGCCATTTACGGAGGGGACCCTGCTGATTTTCAATGGTTCACGTTCTCTGCACCGTGTGACTGATGTCAGCGGAACCCGTTCTCGGCTGGTACCCGTATTGTGTTTCAGTACCCGGCCGGGTACGTGCAACAGCGAAGCCGTACGGACTTATTTCTGGGGTCGGGCCGGTTGA
- a CDS encoding peroxidase-related enzyme (This protein belongs to a clade of uncharacterized proteins related to peroxidases such as the alkylhydroperoxidase AhpD.), with product MTWIESISRAKAAGRLKTLYEKYQRPNGTIANIYSAHSLRPHTLEGHTALYRAVLGHTGNVLALWYLEAVGLYVSILNQCTYCIDHHNHAGGLAYAGKPEAWSAIADALMGDRLEEVFGGKELALLGYVRALTLDPATLTAESIETLREAGASDGEILEVNQVAGYFAYANRVVLGLGVTLDGETR from the coding sequence ATGACCTGGATTGAATCGATATCACGGGCAAAGGCAGCTGGCCGCTTGAAAACCCTGTACGAGAAATATCAGCGACCGAACGGCACCATTGCCAACATCTACAGTGCCCACTCGCTACGCCCGCATACCCTAGAAGGCCATACGGCACTCTACCGGGCTGTTCTCGGACATACTGGTAATGTACTGGCACTGTGGTATTTAGAGGCAGTGGGTCTTTATGTCAGTATCCTCAACCAGTGTACCTATTGCATAGATCATCATAACCATGCAGGCGGGCTGGCGTATGCCGGAAAGCCGGAGGCATGGTCGGCCATTGCCGATGCGCTGATGGGTGATCGCTTAGAGGAAGTATTCGGTGGTAAGGAATTGGCCCTGCTGGGCTATGTACGGGCCTTGACCCTTGACCCGGCGACACTGACGGCTGAATCGATCGAAACGCTGCGAGAAGCCGGAGCCAGTGATGGTGAGATCTTGGAGGTTAACCAGGTTGCCGGGTACTTCGCTTACGCAAATCGGGTCGTCCTGGGTCTTGGGGTGACACTGGATGGAGAAACACGCTGA
- a CDS encoding acyl-CoA dehydrogenase family protein has product MDLELTEEQRMLANSARAFVSEELLPHENEVEKQGEVAPELGQQITRKAIEMGFYAANLPESVGGGGLDYTSLAVLEREFGKVSHALNGFAWRPTELLMACEGDQIELYLDPCVRAEKTECFAITEPGAGSDIYSMATRAEKVGNDWVINGSKHFVSSHVLPDFAIVFAVTGIDETDRGPRKRVTAFLVDRGHPGFEIVRGPRCVSQRAYLNFVLSFNDCRVGPGQVLGEEGEGLILADKWIKMGRVWVGAGCCGRAERLLDLSIDWAANRKQFGQSIGKFQGTSFKLADMATELQAADLLVMHAAHKADQSRMTPTDAAMCKLYASEMLQRLADHAVQIFGGMGLMEELPVERLWRDSRLERIWEGTSEIQRHIISRALLRPLGA; this is encoded by the coding sequence ATGGATCTTGAACTCACTGAAGAACAGCGCATGCTGGCCAATTCCGCACGAGCTTTTGTCTCTGAGGAACTTCTGCCCCACGAAAACGAAGTCGAAAAACAAGGCGAAGTAGCCCCTGAGCTTGGGCAACAGATCACCCGTAAAGCAATCGAGATGGGCTTCTATGCTGCTAACCTGCCTGAATCGGTCGGAGGCGGTGGTCTTGACTACACCAGCCTGGCCGTTCTTGAACGGGAATTCGGCAAGGTCTCACACGCCCTCAACGGCTTTGCGTGGCGTCCGACGGAACTGCTGATGGCCTGCGAGGGCGACCAGATAGAGCTTTATCTGGACCCCTGCGTTCGAGCGGAAAAAACCGAATGTTTTGCCATCACCGAACCCGGTGCCGGATCCGACATCTACTCCATGGCAACCCGGGCAGAAAAGGTCGGGAACGACTGGGTCATCAATGGCTCCAAACATTTCGTCAGCAGTCACGTCCTGCCGGATTTTGCCATTGTTTTTGCAGTGACTGGGATCGATGAAACCGATCGAGGCCCACGTAAACGGGTCACGGCGTTTCTGGTTGACCGCGGACATCCGGGTTTTGAGATCGTACGCGGACCCCGCTGTGTCAGCCAGCGCGCCTACCTGAACTTTGTACTGTCTTTCAATGACTGCCGTGTCGGACCCGGTCAAGTACTGGGAGAAGAAGGCGAAGGTCTCATCCTGGCAGATAAGTGGATCAAGATGGGGCGGGTCTGGGTGGGTGCCGGTTGCTGCGGACGGGCGGAACGTCTGCTGGATCTGTCGATCGACTGGGCGGCCAATCGTAAACAGTTCGGCCAGAGCATTGGCAAATTCCAGGGCACATCTTTCAAACTGGCAGATATGGCGACTGAACTGCAGGCCGCAGACCTGCTGGTCATGCACGCGGCGCACAAGGCAGATCAGAGCCGGATGACCCCTACAGATGCGGCCATGTGCAAGCTGTATGCGTCTGAAATGCTGCAACGCCTGGCCGACCATGCCGTTCAGATTTTTGGCGGCATGGGTCTGATGGAAGAGCTGCCGGTTGAACGACTGTGGCGGGATTCTCGTCTGGAGCGCATCTGGGAGGGCACCTCTGAGATTCAGCGACATATCATCAGCCGTGCTCTATTGCGCCCGCTTGGAGCATGA
- a CDS encoding HAD family hydrolase: MNSTSPRNRGLLLFDYDGVLADSLNTLSEYTTIFCREHGLGEGLKTTDVDAMESATLAGLIEAAGISQAYVRDYARYLFQALNRDPLKVPLFKGIPKMLTDLARHYTLCVVTANHSAIVRQRLDAAQLTSLMGCIYGNEQPGGKVDHIINALETNHAQPASTWMIGDTVGDIEAAQNAGVNAVAVTWGWQSSIRLKSKAPDLMFEKPQALHHYFKNTWQQTTAKAGIPR, from the coding sequence TTGAATTCAACATCGCCCCGGAATCGGGGCCTGCTCTTATTCGACTACGACGGTGTACTGGCTGACTCTCTGAATACGCTCAGTGAATATACGACCATCTTCTGTCGTGAGCACGGACTCGGAGAAGGGCTTAAGACAACCGATGTCGATGCGATGGAATCGGCGACGCTGGCGGGCCTCATTGAGGCCGCAGGCATCAGTCAAGCCTACGTTAGGGACTACGCACGGTATCTGTTCCAGGCCCTGAACCGCGATCCACTGAAAGTACCGCTGTTTAAAGGAATACCCAAAATGCTAACCGACCTGGCCCGACACTACACGCTCTGTGTTGTTACAGCCAATCATTCGGCGATTGTTCGGCAACGACTCGATGCTGCACAACTAACCAGCTTGATGGGTTGTATCTATGGAAACGAACAGCCCGGCGGTAAAGTTGACCACATTATCAACGCTCTTGAAACGAACCATGCACAGCCTGCCTCCACCTGGATGATTGGCGATACCGTAGGCGACATTGAAGCCGCGCAGAACGCCGGTGTCAACGCGGTAGCTGTAACCTGGGGCTGGCAATCTTCTATAAGACTCAAAAGCAAAGCACCTGACCTTATGTTCGAAAAACCGCAGGCGCTGCACCACTACTTCAAGAATACCTGGCAACAGACAACAGCCAAGGCGGGTATTCCGCGGTGA
- the argH gene encoding argininosuccinate lyase yields the protein MKSDIFLEKARLGPRNKVLVEHDEKRHLPGIKRRFKAYIHVDLAHVVMLVERDILDTQRGRRLLGALLEIQELGAGGFPWVAESGSCLVQFEGFITEHCGEDIAGRLQTGRSRNDQEAAVERLYFRDLLLELFTLLSNLERQIIERSIRHADLIMPGYTHLQHAQPWTFGHYLMREAFIFERDLQRMQGLYARTNLSSLGGAAQVGTSWPLDRERTAALLGHEGLVVNANDAGEFARDHIEEAIAVLSIMMSNLGRFATDLYVWSSWEFSLLEIDDGLAGTSSIMPQKKNPHALERIKSLAGQSAGWLPAVMSCQRGVLSTDLDMVYGEDIVSNATDACRDALELMTECVRTLILHESTMRERADVYWSTASHVADEIVRRFDFPFRVAHHVVGAFVKASIEAGEPVSKASSTRLDEAALAIAGRSLEIGDAELRKMLNAESFIQSRVTIGSANPMEVVRQADQVASDLAVHQQWLVERCARIDAALTDLHKQARHLSAP from the coding sequence ATGAAATCTGACATCTTTCTTGAAAAGGCCCGATTGGGCCCACGTAATAAAGTGCTTGTCGAACACGATGAAAAACGCCACTTGCCTGGAATCAAAAGACGCTTCAAAGCATATATACACGTCGATCTTGCGCATGTTGTGATGTTGGTCGAGCGCGATATTTTGGACACACAGCGCGGTAGACGTTTGCTTGGCGCACTGCTCGAAATCCAGGAGCTCGGTGCAGGGGGCTTCCCGTGGGTCGCCGAGTCGGGTTCATGCCTCGTCCAGTTTGAAGGCTTTATCACAGAGCACTGCGGGGAGGACATCGCTGGTCGATTACAGACAGGCAGAAGTCGTAATGACCAAGAAGCAGCTGTGGAAAGGCTCTACTTTCGTGATCTGTTGTTGGAGTTGTTTACGCTACTCAGTAACTTGGAGCGGCAAATCATCGAGCGCTCAATTCGCCATGCAGATTTAATAATGCCGGGCTATACACACCTCCAACATGCACAGCCATGGACTTTCGGACACTATTTGATGCGTGAAGCTTTCATCTTCGAGCGGGATCTGCAGCGTATGCAGGGATTGTATGCACGGACAAATCTGAGCTCGTTAGGCGGCGCTGCTCAAGTTGGCACCTCTTGGCCATTAGATCGAGAACGCACGGCTGCTTTGCTAGGGCACGAAGGTCTTGTCGTCAACGCCAACGATGCTGGAGAGTTCGCCCGTGATCATATTGAAGAGGCAATAGCTGTACTTAGTATTATGATGAGCAATCTTGGTCGATTCGCAACGGATCTTTACGTTTGGAGCTCGTGGGAATTTTCCTTATTGGAAATTGACGATGGGTTGGCGGGTACCAGCAGCATCATGCCGCAAAAGAAAAACCCGCATGCGCTCGAGCGAATTAAATCATTGGCCGGACAGTCTGCAGGCTGGTTACCGGCGGTAATGAGTTGTCAACGCGGCGTGCTATCGACCGATCTGGATATGGTGTACGGTGAGGATATCGTTTCGAACGCCACCGATGCTTGCCGGGATGCGCTGGAATTGATGACAGAATGTGTGCGTACATTGATTCTGCATGAGTCGACAATGCGAGAGCGCGCCGATGTTTACTGGAGTACAGCAAGTCACGTGGCAGATGAGATTGTACGTCGCTTTGATTTTCCGTTCAGAGTCGCACATCACGTCGTAGGTGCATTCGTTAAAGCGTCAATTGAAGCCGGTGAGCCGGTGTCTAAAGCTTCATCAACCCGGCTCGACGAGGCGGCGTTGGCAATTGCAGGACGCTCGTTAGAGATTGGTGATGCTGAACTCCGTAAAATGTTAAATGCAGAGTCGTTTATTCAGTCCCGTGTCACAATTGGTAGCGCTAACCCAATGGAGGTGGTCCGCCAGGCTGATCAAGTGGCTAGCGATCTCGCGGTTCATCAGCAATGGCTCGTTGAACGATGTGCTCGGATCGATGCAGCATTAACCGATTTGCACAAACAGGCACGACATCTATCGGCTCCCTGA
- the caiD gene encoding crotonobetainyl-CoA hydratase, with protein MTDRSEELMVERRGAVLEITLNRPKVNAIDFTLSRMLNDAIVTLRDDPALRVGLLTATGDRVFSAGWDLKAVDSGEQQLDNWWEADVDLPGGFAGLTEMWDLNKPVIVALNGLTIGGGFELAMACDLIIAADHVEFALPEMPLGIVPDAGAIQRLPRRLPYNIAMEMLLLGRRMPAEEAARHGLVNAVVPADTLMIRAREWADQIANSAPLAVQTVKEVLRAIEGDTVEKAFQTMRTEDLPVYRKMLRSEDAKEGVRAFVEKRKPVFRGE; from the coding sequence ATGACGGACCGAAGTGAAGAACTGATGGTAGAGCGACGTGGTGCGGTTCTTGAGATCACGTTGAACAGGCCCAAAGTTAACGCAATAGATTTTACCCTTAGCCGGATGCTCAATGATGCAATCGTGACTTTGCGCGATGATCCGGCCCTGCGCGTAGGTTTACTGACCGCAACGGGTGATCGGGTTTTTTCAGCCGGCTGGGACTTGAAAGCAGTAGACAGTGGTGAGCAGCAACTGGATAACTGGTGGGAGGCTGACGTTGATCTACCAGGCGGTTTTGCCGGCCTCACAGAAATGTGGGATCTCAACAAACCGGTGATCGTGGCCCTGAACGGATTGACCATAGGCGGCGGGTTTGAACTGGCGATGGCATGCGACCTGATTATTGCTGCTGATCACGTCGAGTTCGCATTGCCTGAGATGCCGCTGGGTATAGTACCGGATGCAGGGGCCATACAGCGCCTGCCGCGCCGACTCCCTTACAACATAGCGATGGAGATGTTGCTTCTGGGTCGCCGGATGCCGGCTGAGGAGGCGGCCCGGCACGGGTTGGTCAATGCAGTGGTACCGGCAGATACACTGATGATACGTGCGCGTGAATGGGCTGATCAGATTGCCAATTCGGCGCCACTGGCTGTTCAGACCGTAAAAGAAGTGTTGCGCGCAATCGAAGGTGATACGGTGGAGAAAGCCTTTCAGACGATGCGTACCGAAGACCTGCCGGTTTATCGCAAAATGCTCAGGTCAGAGGATGCGAAAGAGGGGGTACGGGCTTTCGTAGAGAAGCGAAAACCGGTTTTTCGCGGTGAATAG